In Rhizobium sp. CIAT894, the genomic window GCGACAGGAAGGTCCAGTCGAGGTCGCTTTCACCCTTGAGCTTGTTGAGGTAATCGACGCCGCCTTGCGCTTCGGATTTGTAGATTTCCGGGAACTTGGGCGTGTTCACGAGGAGGACGCCTGGAGCGACTTCGAGGCTGCCCGCCCCGCCGACCACATAGTAGCGGCGAACGCCGGAGGCCTTGACTGCGCCAAGCAGCTTGTCCGGATCGCTGGCGGAGAAATGCACCGAGCTGATAACGGCGTCATGCCCCTCCAAGACCTTTGCCAGAGCGTCAGGCGCCTCGATGTCGCCGGCGGCGGCGGTGACATCAGGCAGAGAGGCGACCTTGGCGGGGTCTCGGGCAATCGCGGTGACGCTATGGCCGCGAGCCGACAATTCGGACAGGATGCGGGAGCCGGCCTGACCGGAGGCTCCGATGAGAGCGATTTTCATGATGGTACTCCTGGTTGGGATTGATGTTTCAGGCGACTGCGCAGAGCTCGTCGAGTGCCGCGAAGAGATGAGCCGGACCTTGATAGAGCGCCTCGCCGCCAAGCACGTGCGCATGGCCGTTGATGCGGGCGACGAGCTGCGGAACCCCGCGAATGCCGAGGATATTCATCTGACGCTGCGCATCGTCCATCCGCTCCAGCGTGCGCTCGCTGAGATCGGGGTCGTTCCGGAGCGTCTCGGCGAAGATCTCAGCGGTTAGTTCGACGCCATGCTCGGCAGCCACCTGAACGGCGACCGTCGCCACTTCCTGGACGTTGGAAGTGTCGCGTCCCTCGACATAACGTGCGATCTGGATCGCATGCAGGAAACGAGGCTCGAGCGTCGTATCGTGTTCCCCAAGGGCGGTGAGCGCAAGCGTCGCGGGGCCTGAGTCGAAAACGCCGTTCGGCGCCAACAGCACGTTCTGATGGTACTCCTTGGAGAAGCGCTGCCCGGTGAGAACCTCAATCCTTTGGTCGTTGCGCCAGGCATGATCTGATATCGACGAGATCGGCCTTGCTCCGACGAAAAGACCGGAGGGGAGCATCCTGAGGCGATCTGGAAATCTATCGGCAAGACCAGCCAGCGCCGGAGCGCTTGCGTAGCACCAGCCGCAGAAAGGGTCGAAGAAATATTGAAGGTCGATATTGGTGGTCACTGCGATCTCCCTGTGTTTGAAAGAGATATAATGTTGCGTGGATCAAAGATAAACGTCACTATGGTCGACAGAATGTTGCATGAATCGAGCGAATAGATGGATCGGATCATTGCCGCGAAAGTGCTCTTGAAGACTGTCGAGCGCGGCAGCGCTTCGGCTGCAGCCGAAGAATTGGGCATGTCCCGAGCGATGGCCTCGCGCTACATCGCGGCCATGGAAGACTGGTCGGGAACGCGGCTTCTCCACCGCACGACGCGACAGCTCAGCCTGACATCGGCGGGCGAACGCGTTCTCGACATGTGTCGGGACATCGTCCGTGTTGCCGACGCAGTGACGGAGGTCGCAACCCATGCAGAGACTCCGCACGGTCTTCTCAGGGTGACGGCGCCCGCCATCCTCGCCGAGGCGCAGCTCATTCCTCTTCTTTCCGATTTTGCCGACCTCTATCCGCGCATCAAGGTCGATTTACAGATTTCCGATCGAGCGATCGACCTCGTGCAGGACCGCATTGATCTGGCGATAAGGATCGCCAACCGCCTGGATCCATCCTTGATCGCAAAGCGGCTCGGACAGTGCTCGTCGCTGCTCTACGCCTCGCCGCGTTATCTCGAGCAATACGGAATTCCGACAGGACCGGAGGATCTCGACCGCCACAGGTGCCTCACTTACACCCACCTTGGAGGGAGCGAATGGTCGCTCAGGAATTTCGAATCTCAGATCGTGATCTCGGTGGAAGGAACCTTCCAGACCAATGACGCGGTCGCGCTGCGCCGGGCCGCTCTGTCCGGTCTGGGCA contains:
- a CDS encoding NAD(P)-dependent oxidoreductase, with protein sequence MKIALIGASGQAGSRILSELSARGHSVTAIARDPAKVASLPDVTAAAGDIEAPDALAKVLEGHDAVISSVHFSASDPDKLLGAVKASGVRRYYVVGGAGSLEVAPGVLLVNTPKFPEIYKSEAQGGVDYLNKLKGESDLDWTFLSPSAAFGPGERTSTFRLGKDELLTNEHGSSISFEDFAVALVDEIEAPAHVRQRFTVGY
- a CDS encoding DsbA family protein, which produces MTTNIDLQYFFDPFCGWCYASAPALAGLADRFPDRLRMLPSGLFVGARPISSISDHAWRNDQRIEVLTGQRFSKEYHQNVLLAPNGVFDSGPATLALTALGEHDTTLEPRFLHAIQIARYVEGRDTSNVQEVATVAVQVAAEHGVELTAEIFAETLRNDPDLSERTLERMDDAQRQMNILGIRGVPQLVARINGHAHVLGGEALYQGPAHLFAALDELCAVA
- a CDS encoding LysR family transcriptional regulator; amino-acid sequence: MDRIIAAKVLLKTVERGSASAAAEELGMSRAMASRYIAAMEDWSGTRLLHRTTRQLSLTSAGERVLDMCRDIVRVADAVTEVATHAETPHGLLRVTAPAILAEAQLIPLLSDFADLYPRIKVDLQISDRAIDLVQDRIDLAIRIANRLDPSLIAKRLGQCSSLLYASPRYLEQYGIPTGPEDLDRHRCLTYTHLGGSEWSLRNFESQIVISVEGTFQTNDAVALRRAALSGLGIAMLPRFAADQDVQTGKLVVVLPAWQPSTLGIHALYVSRKHLPMAARVLIDFLATRLADA